A genomic stretch from Barnesiella intestinihominis YIT 11860 includes:
- a CDS encoding GDSL-type esterase/lipase family protein produces MKQFFILLGLSICLMSLSAQEAYQYNQFYYQRSTLFEKLPIDSDDIVFLGNSITNGCEWHELFNNPNIKNRGISSDVSMGVYDRLDPIIKGKPAKIFLMIGINDIAHHLSTDSIVKNITQIIRKIKKETPSTRLYIQSLLPTNDSFERFKTIMGKTPQIIEINQQLEELAPIEKYTYIDLFPHLTTPGTTVLDPQYTNDGLHLLGDGYLVWKDVLLPYLQ; encoded by the coding sequence ATGAAACAGTTTTTTATCCTTTTAGGGCTATCGATATGCTTAATGAGCCTGTCGGCACAAGAAGCATACCAATATAATCAGTTTTATTACCAACGCTCCACATTATTCGAGAAGTTACCTATCGACAGCGACGATATTGTATTTTTAGGAAACAGTATCACGAACGGTTGCGAATGGCACGAGTTATTCAATAACCCCAATATCAAAAACAGAGGAATAAGTTCGGACGTTTCGATGGGGGTTTACGATCGTCTCGACCCGATTATCAAAGGGAAACCGGCAAAAATATTCCTGATGATCGGTATCAATGACATCGCGCATCATTTATCAACCGACAGCATCGTTAAGAACATAACCCAAATCATTCGAAAGATTAAGAAAGAGACCCCTTCCACACGACTTTACATACAAAGTTTGTTACCCACGAACGACTCTTTCGAACGATTCAAAACGATTATGGGAAAAACGCCCCAAATTATTGAAATAAACCAGCAATTAGAAGAGCTTGCCCCGATAGAGAAATATACATATATCGATCTGTTTCCACATCTGACGACTCCGGGAACGACCGTACTCGATCCTCAATATACGAATGACGGACTGCATCTGCTCGGAGATGGTTATCTAGTCTGGAAAGACGTTTTATTACCTTATTTGCAATAA
- a CDS encoding T9SS type A sorting domain-containing protein, with the protein MKKIVIPLLLGLFATIPHHLPAASYKSIIVNQSDGSEMKVTIEDDMKTAVAEGNLVITCTKGDIVLPVIDIKNWTFSTSAGSDDVWTGIESPTASGTNCILNSDRIILSNLPEGSTVTLCSIDGRIVKNSRAEGDYELSISELPKGIYVLTYNKNTLKIAVAK; encoded by the coding sequence ATGAAAAAGATTGTAATACCTCTTCTTTTGGGTCTCTTTGCCACAATACCACATCATCTTCCGGCAGCCTCTTACAAGAGCATTATCGTCAACCAATCAGATGGCTCCGAAATGAAAGTAACCATCGAAGACGATATGAAAACAGCGGTTGCCGAAGGGAATCTAGTAATCACTTGCACCAAAGGCGACATAGTCCTGCCTGTCATCGACATAAAAAACTGGACATTCTCTACAAGTGCAGGCAGCGACGACGTGTGGACCGGAATAGAATCGCCGACCGCAAGCGGAACAAATTGCATACTCAACTCCGACAGAATCATTCTCAGTAACTTACCCGAGGGTTCCACGGTCACTCTTTGTTCCATCGACGGGCGAATAGTTAAAAATAGCCGTGCCGAGGGCGATTACGAGCTCTCTATCTCCGAACTGCCCAAAGGCATATATGTATTGACTTATAATAAAAACACACTTAAAATAGCGGTTGCAAAATGA
- a CDS encoding CotH kinase family protein: protein MKKVLLLTAAVLISGSAMAQHEHFHVFRNDKQFNTFNNVQEITYQGSPSSGYDKMLVTDAKGNTTTIDIEAIDSVVIRSTGIPEFHVNLTDHPEWTELTGSKSDEHPAILRMDGNGMYDDLPEQEVIFRGRGNSTWNMKKKPYRFKMDKKTAVCGMKKAKSFALIANYIDCSLMRNTVALWLANYLEMPFANHCIPVKVYFNGICKG, encoded by the coding sequence ATGAAAAAAGTTCTACTTCTCACCGCAGCCGTTCTCATAAGCGGTTCTGCAATGGCTCAACACGAGCATTTCCACGTGTTCCGCAACGACAAGCAATTCAATACGTTCAACAACGTACAAGAAATAACCTATCAGGGATCACCCTCCTCGGGTTACGACAAAATGCTAGTGACCGATGCCAAAGGTAATACGACCACTATCGATATAGAAGCTATCGACAGCGTTGTAATCCGTTCCACAGGGATTCCCGAATTTCACGTGAATCTAACCGATCACCCCGAGTGGACGGAACTTACCGGCAGCAAGAGTGACGAACATCCGGCCATACTGCGCATGGACGGGAACGGAATGTACGACGACCTGCCCGAACAAGAAGTTATATTTCGCGGTCGAGGTAACTCCACGTGGAATATGAAAAAGAAACCCTATCGTTTCAAAATGGATAAGAAAACAGCGGTCTGCGGCATGAAGAAAGCAAAATCATTCGCGTTGATCGCCAACTACATCGACTGCTCTCTTATGCGCAATACCGTAGCTCTTTGGCTTGCCAATTACCTCGAAATGCCTTTTGCCAACCACTGTATACCGGTAAAAGTCTATTTCAACGGCATCTGCAAAGGCTAG
- a CDS encoding CotH kinase family protein, with the protein MLTEKTGIGSGSVDIDEEKGMLFEIDSNYDEDYKFAYDLYSHTAVQNGNNNQGTLPVMISDPDLTEIAPALGLTADEYFDTWKNDFSAMLTAVMTTPSTGSLKEYIDIESVVNFFMVNSLSSNHEMRHPKSFKLYKDSLDGVYKFGPVWDFDWAFTFDGREGAPANTPMVDNNGDCGGYTFIKALLSNEEIRTLYQQKWNAFVKDGYPELKAYMEEYATLIEPSAKENGVLWPADYSVDWRLSESSFDFRENFDKLKAWIQQRINYCNEDPNFGLYR; encoded by the coding sequence ATGCTCACCGAAAAAACAGGAATCGGCAGTGGCAGCGTCGATATCGATGAAGAAAAAGGAATGTTATTCGAAATAGACTCGAACTACGACGAAGATTACAAATTCGCTTACGATCTCTATTCTCATACCGCAGTTCAGAACGGAAACAATAACCAAGGCACTCTACCCGTAATGATCTCCGATCCTGATCTAACCGAAATAGCTCCTGCCCTCGGACTCACGGCCGATGAATATTTCGATACATGGAAGAACGATTTCTCAGCCATGCTCACCGCCGTGATGACAACTCCCTCGACAGGTAGTTTAAAAGAATATATCGACATTGAATCGGTCGTTAATTTCTTCATGGTCAATTCTCTATCTTCCAATCATGAAATGAGGCATCCCAAGAGTTTCAAACTTTATAAAGATTCACTCGATGGAGTCTACAAATTCGGCCCGGTATGGGACTTCGACTGGGCATTTACATTCGACGGAAGAGAAGGTGCTCCTGCCAATACTCCTATGGTCGACAACAACGGAGACTGTGGCGGCTACACTTTCATCAAAGCCTTGCTGAGCAATGAAGAGATACGCACGCTATATCAACAAAAGTGGAATGCTTTTGTCAAAGATGGTTATCCCGAATTGAAAGCCTATATGGAAGAATACGCTACCCTCATAGAACCTTCGGCCAAAGAGAACGGAGTGCTTTGGCCTGCCGATTACAGCGTGGATTGGAGATTAAGCGAAAGCTCTTTCGACTTCCGAGAAAACTTCGATAAGCTTAAAGCGTGGATTCAACAGCGTATAAACTATTGTAATGAAGACCCCAACTTCGGTCTATACCGTTGA
- a CDS encoding carbohydrate binding domain-containing protein: MKKFLLLSLFLSALYVRAAVVPVSGTETIADAVSSAVAGDIIELSEAVTYVGNVTIDKSLTLRAAEGLESAPIIQGKLSIKDGATIRGIVFDGASEVADAIRIDDTVTGAPVVISGCTVRNYTNRFVYVSLSGKIESLTIDDCMFIGADNSTTNKAIYASSAHTQVETLSVTNSTFLNFNTGSNYFFRINCGEELVLMPVVLIDHCTFYNCYDRRGVYLYNAGRSTIKNCISAFSERRDDTKSFTAYGDESIVKNVISYNVDLYGSAPKENIISKNPLFVDAENGNFQLYKDSPAVGAGDDGSDLGDPRWGVSTENAPVGELPYECFKKPYSMFPTTHSVRILWQTLDANPSGTVYYGKTPDLGQKVTAETGWNVDGEGFVHVIELTGLEPFTEYYYQVGDESRRYETICTAKTAPEKGTDFRLIAFSDVHDNDEKIWQNSAPIMLGVDPDMWITIGDLVNKGDMRTWNSAFFIPGESMLTAKTLTSVIGNHETMDKSDENGPTTYYDYFSVPSHGYIDTDERIDPRGESYFAMDYGDVKIIGCNWNEGKDDPSFATGSKQLTWLDEQLTNADSKWIFIFAHVNVYSTSYHGQWSASQKEYIAPLLEKHALAGKHILVFGGDEHNFEHLYKAGVHYLRPGAMNGSNRDQYNMVDKPYSLMFNKIAGFSTIDVSENGEKVKLIACDRDGNEFYSYEFTRSGGLKPSLYITEPNGNNDPVTDSFKIKWTCFDPQGTAKINLYYSLDSVNGTSIVTGLSSDIQAIDSYDWNVRNLQPKGDYWIYGTIDDGVNAPVRAYAKGKVSVVWDTTPPPAPSEFTGNFVDGRITLSWKNPVYEIPVNITVDDFENGITSVEGVGDSGGRGSLEEVDGYEGKALQMTYDIDKAWGEYAAVLVFEKARDFSDSPYLEFWYKGDGSSRTLRLIVKEDNDLDGNADDWWYNETLPLNSTEWKKAKIDIRTFQAFDWHPNTSKKCDALRVISLDFVVPSSAPCSGGVLALDDIAMTGLINPAPDFEATTIVRRNDRFAADETDGEIVYDGEGECYTDSELEKATYYYAAFSHDDLKNYSAFTEAATWKYTVTTGVDGNKRVDFTVAPNPVREYVTVTFPGDSVSELSVINSQGEIVMREKLKESVTSLPVEGLSPGIYLVSVKSSGQIYNRKIVVE, from the coding sequence ATGAAAAAGTTTTTATTGTTATCATTATTTTTGTCAGCTCTGTATGTGAGGGCGGCGGTTGTTCCGGTTTCGGGAACGGAAACTATTGCCGACGCTGTCTCTTCGGCAGTGGCAGGCGATATCATCGAGTTGTCCGAAGCTGTTACCTATGTAGGAAATGTCACGATAGATAAGTCCCTTACTCTACGTGCTGCCGAGGGGTTGGAGTCGGCTCCGATCATTCAAGGAAAGCTTTCGATAAAAGACGGGGCTACCATTCGGGGAATCGTTTTTGATGGAGCCTCCGAAGTTGCCGATGCGATTCGAATCGATGATACGGTCACCGGAGCTCCGGTGGTTATATCCGGTTGTACGGTACGTAATTATACCAATCGTTTTGTCTATGTTTCTTTGTCCGGTAAAATAGAATCGTTGACGATCGACGATTGTATGTTTATAGGGGCGGACAACAGTACGACAAACAAAGCGATTTATGCTTCTAGCGCTCATACGCAGGTCGAAACTCTTTCCGTTACTAATTCTACATTCCTTAATTTTAATACAGGGAGCAATTATTTCTTCCGTATAAATTGTGGCGAAGAACTAGTCTTGATGCCGGTTGTATTGATCGACCATTGTACTTTCTATAACTGCTATGACCGTCGTGGCGTATATCTGTATAATGCAGGCCGTTCGACGATAAAAAATTGTATTTCGGCATTTTCGGAAAGAAGAGACGATACCAAGAGCTTTACGGCCTACGGAGATGAAAGCATTGTAAAGAACGTTATCTCCTATAACGTGGATTTGTATGGAAGTGCACCGAAAGAGAATATTATATCCAAGAATCCTCTGTTTGTAGATGCAGAGAATGGAAACTTCCAACTGTACAAAGATTCTCCGGCTGTGGGAGCCGGTGATGACGGTAGCGATTTGGGCGACCCGCGCTGGGGCGTTTCTACTGAAAACGCACCGGTAGGCGAATTGCCTTATGAGTGTTTCAAAAAACCATACAGTATGTTCCCGACAACCCATTCGGTGCGTATTCTTTGGCAGACGTTGGATGCTAATCCGTCTGGTACGGTTTATTATGGGAAAACACCCGATTTAGGACAAAAGGTCACAGCCGAGACTGGTTGGAATGTGGACGGCGAGGGATTTGTGCACGTCATCGAATTGACGGGACTCGAACCTTTTACAGAATATTATTATCAGGTGGGGGACGAAAGTCGTCGTTATGAAACAATTTGTACGGCGAAAACAGCCCCAGAGAAAGGAACCGATTTCCGTTTGATTGCGTTCAGCGATGTACATGATAACGATGAAAAGATTTGGCAGAACTCGGCTCCGATTATGTTGGGTGTCGATCCCGATATGTGGATTACTATCGGCGATTTGGTAAATAAAGGCGATATGCGCACTTGGAACTCGGCATTTTTTATTCCCGGAGAATCCATGCTTACAGCGAAGACTCTTACTTCCGTTATCGGTAATCATGAAACGATGGATAAATCCGATGAAAACGGCCCTACTACTTATTACGATTATTTTTCTGTCCCATCTCATGGATATATCGATACCGATGAACGGATAGACCCGAGAGGAGAGTCCTATTTCGCTATGGACTACGGCGATGTGAAAATTATCGGTTGTAACTGGAATGAAGGTAAAGACGATCCTTCGTTTGCCACTGGTTCGAAACAGTTGACTTGGTTGGACGAGCAATTAACGAATGCCGATTCGAAATGGATATTTATTTTTGCGCATGTCAATGTCTATTCAACCAGTTATCATGGGCAGTGGTCGGCCAGCCAAAAGGAATATATAGCGCCGTTGTTGGAGAAACACGCATTGGCGGGTAAGCATATTCTTGTCTTTGGTGGTGACGAACATAATTTCGAGCATCTATATAAGGCGGGCGTGCACTATCTTCGTCCGGGTGCGATGAACGGGAGCAACCGGGATCAATATAACATGGTAGATAAACCGTATAGTTTGATGTTTAATAAGATTGCCGGATTCTCTACGATCGATGTGTCGGAGAATGGCGAAAAGGTCAAATTGATTGCTTGCGACAGAGACGGGAATGAATTTTATTCGTATGAATTTACTCGTTCGGGAGGTTTAAAGCCGAGTTTATATATTACGGAACCGAACGGAAATAACGACCCGGTGACCGATAGTTTTAAAATCAAATGGACCTGTTTCGATCCTCAGGGTACGGCAAAAATCAATTTGTATTATTCTTTGGACAGTGTTAACGGAACTTCTATTGTAACAGGGTTATCCAGCGATATACAGGCAATAGACTCGTACGATTGGAATGTACGCAATTTACAACCGAAAGGAGATTATTGGATTTATGGAACTATCGACGATGGAGTGAATGCTCCCGTAAGGGCTTATGCCAAAGGTAAGGTGTCGGTTGTATGGGATACTACGCCTCCTCCTGCACCGAGTGAATTTACAGGAAATTTTGTCGATGGGAGAATTACGCTTTCTTGGAAAAATCCGGTTTATGAGATACCGGTGAACATTACGGTGGACGATTTCGAGAATGGAATAACTTCGGTCGAAGGTGTAGGCGATAGCGGTGGTAGAGGGTCTCTTGAAGAGGTAGACGGTTATGAGGGAAAGGCTCTCCAAATGACTTATGATATCGACAAGGCTTGGGGTGAATATGCGGCGGTTCTCGTTTTTGAAAAGGCACGAGATTTTTCTGATTCTCCTTATTTGGAGTTTTGGTATAAGGGAGATGGGTCGAGCCGGACATTGCGTCTTATTGTAAAAGAAGATAACGACTTGGACGGTAATGCCGATGACTGGTGGTATAACGAAACATTGCCGTTGAATTCGACCGAATGGAAAAAAGCGAAAATAGATATTCGCACTTTCCAAGCGTTCGATTGGCATCCGAATACGAGTAAGAAATGTGATGCTTTGCGAGTGATCTCGTTGGATTTCGTCGTTCCCAGTAGTGCACCGTGCAGCGGTGGAGTGTTGGCTCTCGATGATATTGCTATGACAGGACTTATTAACCCGGCTCCCGATTTTGAGGCGACGACTATTGTCCGCCGTAATGACCGGTTCGCTGCTGATGAAACGGACGGCGAGATCGTTTATGATGGAGAGGGCGAGTGCTATACGGATTCCGAGTTAGAAAAAGCGACTTACTATTATGCTGCTTTTTCTCACGATGATTTGAAAAACTATTCGGCATTTACCGAGGCGGCTACTTGGAAATATACGGTGACGACGGGTGTTGACGGTAATAAGAGAGTAGATTTTACGGTTGCTCCCAATCCAGTTCGCGAATATGTAACCGTAACTTTTCCCGGAGATAGCGTATCGGAACTCTCGGTCATAAATTCACAAGGGGAAATTGTTATGAGAGAAAAACTTAAAGAATCGGTTACTTCTTTGCCTGTTGAGGGGTTGTCCCCCGGAATTTATTTGGTTTCCGTGAAATCGTCGGGGCAGATATATAATCGGAAAATTGTCGTGGAGTAG
- a CDS encoding DUF4832 domain-containing protein, which yields MMKKIIHLFFPVIMLSLFSCHDTEAKHEMEEPDFDGFVKISLQSQITGVQPMTGIVLWADNAKRNTDAISLEYSYMQYTDIVKEKGVYDWTPLEQILDAVASRKHQAIIRFWYTYPGYESAVPQYIRELPDYEETVALSEGKRTGFPDWRHPELQRFHKEFYQKFAERYDNDPRLAFLQTGFGLWAEYHIYDGPRIMGQTFPSKEFQAEFFRFMSETFKSTPWSVSIDAASSEYTPLEADASLRNLKFGVFDDSFMHETHDEYNGKNWKILGEKRYQTSPAGGEFGYYTKYDQEHVLDYPDGIHGRNFEGESKRFHITYMIGNNQPSYQTMNRIKQASMLCGYRYEITDVRVKEDSTCVQIKNSGVAPIYYDAYVAVNGVRSESSLKDLQPGQSRWVGIPAGSTDMEITIECDRLVSGQKIEFDADVKGE from the coding sequence ATGATGAAAAAAATTATACATCTCTTTTTCCCGGTTATTATGCTTTCTCTTTTTTCTTGTCACGATACAGAAGCGAAACATGAAATGGAAGAACCGGATTTCGACGGCTTCGTAAAGATATCGTTGCAGTCGCAAATTACAGGAGTACAACCGATGACGGGTATCGTTTTGTGGGCAGATAACGCCAAGCGGAATACCGATGCCATCAGCCTTGAATATTCGTATATGCAATATACGGATATAGTGAAAGAAAAAGGCGTGTATGACTGGACTCCTCTCGAACAAATTCTCGATGCTGTCGCATCCCGAAAGCATCAAGCCATTATCCGATTTTGGTATACCTATCCGGGATATGAAAGCGCTGTGCCTCAATATATCCGCGAGTTGCCCGATTATGAAGAAACCGTGGCGTTGAGTGAGGGAAAACGGACCGGATTTCCCGACTGGCGGCATCCCGAGTTACAACGGTTCCACAAAGAGTTTTATCAGAAGTTTGCAGAACGGTATGACAATGATCCGCGTTTGGCATTCCTTCAAACCGGTTTCGGCTTATGGGCTGAGTACCATATATACGATGGGCCGAGAATTATGGGACAGACATTTCCCTCCAAAGAATTTCAAGCCGAGTTTTTCAGGTTTATGAGCGAAACATTCAAGAGTACACCGTGGAGCGTTTCTATCGATGCCGCAAGTTCGGAATATACTCCTTTGGAAGCCGATGCTTCATTGAGAAATCTAAAATTCGGTGTGTTCGACGACTCGTTTATGCACGAGACGCACGACGAGTATAACGGCAAAAATTGGAAGATTTTGGGAGAAAAACGATATCAGACTTCGCCCGCAGGAGGTGAGTTCGGCTATTATACGAAATATGATCAGGAACATGTATTGGATTATCCCGACGGTATACATGGCCGGAATTTCGAAGGTGAGTCCAAACGGTTTCACATAACTTATATGATCGGGAATAACCAGCCTTCGTACCAGACAATGAATAGAATCAAACAAGCGAGTATGCTGTGCGGCTATCGTTATGAAATAACAGATGTGAGAGTGAAAGAGGACTCTACTTGTGTACAGATAAAGAATTCGGGAGTGGCTCCCATTTATTACGATGCCTACGTCGCAGTCAATGGAGTTCGTTCCGAGTCCAGCTTGAAAGACTTACAGCCGGGTCAGAGCCGTTGGGTAGGGATACCGGCCGGTAGTACCGATATGGAGATAACCATAGAATGCGATCGTTTGGTAAGCGGACAAAAAATCGAATTTGACGCCGATGTAAAAGGCGAATAA
- a CDS encoding DUF4832 domain-containing protein, with product MNMIFKLFSAGALMFLGVACTSCEKENENNKESNIPMEQVSYKASNEIIVNPERGFYKATSCEMGISGALSVSTLKNYRANGYSLIFRYFYLKNFRDKALTDEALQFFDKDMAAMREAGVKCVLRFAYTSLETEPDAPLSIIQTHIDQLKPYLAKNADVIAVWQAGFIGSWGEWYYTTNNLNTPSARKAVLDKLLEALPEGRVVQVRTPQYKQEYLRLNGKPITALTAANAYTNGIAARIGHHNDCFMASETDYGTYQNVTEDKKYLGQDGLYLPMGGETCPPDGVSPADCSKAQEEMRNLRWSYLNSDYYKGVNDRWIAQGCMDKIKREMGYRFVLTSGGYTTNVTPGHLLKVVLRVKNEGYAAPFNPRAVELVLRNVSDQTTYVLPLDVDPRKWKPDMESTIEIEAGLPTDMPIGDYDIYLNLPDPMETLRDNPDYSIQLANEGVWEAETGYNSLLMRINVTSDEKTDIYNGDSVFTKK from the coding sequence ATGAATATGATATTTAAATTATTCAGTGCCGGTGCATTGATGTTTTTGGGAGTGGCATGTACTTCTTGTGAGAAGGAAAATGAGAACAATAAGGAATCGAATATTCCTATGGAGCAGGTTTCTTATAAGGCTTCCAATGAAATAATCGTTAATCCCGAACGAGGTTTTTATAAAGCGACTTCTTGTGAAATGGGAATTTCGGGAGCGTTGAGTGTATCTACGTTGAAAAATTATCGTGCGAATGGATATTCTTTGATATTCAGGTATTTCTATTTGAAAAATTTTAGAGATAAAGCTCTTACTGACGAAGCTCTTCAATTTTTCGATAAAGATATGGCGGCTATGCGGGAGGCCGGTGTAAAGTGTGTGTTACGTTTTGCTTATACTAGTTTGGAGACTGAGCCTGATGCACCGCTGTCTATTATTCAAACACATATCGACCAATTGAAACCCTATTTGGCAAAGAACGCCGATGTAATAGCCGTTTGGCAAGCGGGGTTTATAGGTTCTTGGGGAGAGTGGTATTATACGACCAATAACTTGAATACACCGTCGGCTCGTAAGGCTGTCCTCGATAAATTGCTTGAAGCATTGCCGGAGGGACGTGTTGTTCAAGTGCGCACGCCTCAATATAAGCAGGAATATCTCCGATTGAACGGGAAGCCTATCACGGCATTGACTGCGGCAAATGCTTATACCAATGGAATTGCAGCGCGTATTGGCCACCACAATGACTGTTTCATGGCCAGTGAGACCGATTATGGAACGTACCAAAATGTGACCGAAGATAAAAAATATTTAGGTCAGGATGGTCTTTATTTGCCTATGGGTGGAGAGACTTGTCCTCCCGATGGGGTTTCTCCTGCCGATTGTAGTAAGGCTCAGGAAGAAATGCGTAACCTTCGTTGGTCTTATTTGAACAGCGATTATTATAAAGGCGTGAACGATCGTTGGATCGCTCAGGGCTGTATGGATAAAATTAAACGGGAGATGGGATATCGTTTTGTCCTTACTTCGGGCGGATATACGACTAATGTGACTCCGGGTCATTTACTGAAAGTCGTTTTGCGGGTGAAAAATGAAGGATATGCCGCTCCGTTTAATCCTCGGGCGGTAGAGTTGGTTTTGAGAAATGTATCGGACCAGACTACTTATGTTTTGCCTCTCGATGTCGACCCTCGTAAATGGAAACCCGATATGGAGAGCACTATCGAAATAGAAGCCGGATTGCCGACCGATATGCCGATTGGAGATTATGATATTTATCTGAATTTGCCGGATCCTATGGAAACATTGAGGGATAATCCCGATTATTCGATACAATTGGCGAATGAAGGCGTTTGGGAAGCTGAAACCGGATATAACAGTCTTTTAATGAGAATTAATGTAACTTCTGATGAGAAGACCGATATCTATAATGGAGATTCAGTATTTACGAAAAAATGA
- a CDS encoding RagB/SusD family nutrient uptake outer membrane protein codes for MKKIFRKFTLLLLLVPMLNSCELDPIDYSDINPSIFPQSKEDLEAMVLSCYYPLRGSWWDGINTTSERGQMFVNDACTEILAGKFGAQKYCHELSFNTETTDVTYFYYTRDEPYGFIGKISRCTTVMNMIEKSELSREEKDRYIAEVRCARGYLSYILYDMFGPLVIAPVEVLDEPLNEAPLPRLSREEMVKFIEDDLKFAADNLPYPKDTEYGKFSKGLANMLLIRLYLHETPEDQSYYNKVETIAREMMTADYGYAMVDDYPSLFELAGQSKCTSEYIYIIPCAIDGPSQNQWHMMAMPPDIDGLVQGWATVQSTWYFYDSFEPNDTRKTYLIPEYTTGDGEIRNRENPDQYLDLGPLPQKYEIDPAVPGSGGYSDLDIVVYRYPDVLLSLAEAIVMKPGGSVTQEAVDLMNDVRGRAKLDDKKLSDFPSKESFIDQLLIERAHEFWCESGQYRADLIRFDKLLDRVLELNADQAPYASKYKYVYPLPPSVIVDGKGKVIQNPGYTI; via the coding sequence ATGAAAAAGATTTTTCGAAAATTTACACTGTTGTTGCTGTTGGTTCCTATGCTGAATAGTTGCGAGTTGGATCCAATCGATTATAGCGATATAAATCCGTCTATCTTTCCTCAATCGAAAGAAGATTTGGAGGCAATGGTTCTTTCGTGTTACTATCCTCTGCGTGGTAGCTGGTGGGACGGTATCAATACGACTTCCGAAAGGGGGCAAATGTTTGTGAACGATGCTTGCACCGAAATTCTGGCGGGAAAGTTTGGCGCTCAGAAGTATTGCCATGAACTTTCTTTCAATACGGAAACTACCGATGTAACCTATTTTTATTATACTCGTGACGAGCCTTACGGTTTTATCGGTAAGATAAGTCGTTGTACTACGGTAATGAATATGATAGAAAAGAGCGAATTATCTCGCGAGGAAAAAGATCGTTATATCGCCGAGGTACGTTGTGCTCGTGGTTATCTGTCATACATTTTGTACGATATGTTCGGTCCGCTGGTAATTGCACCGGTAGAAGTTCTTGATGAGCCGTTGAATGAAGCTCCGCTTCCTCGTTTGTCTCGTGAGGAGATGGTTAAGTTTATCGAAGACGATTTGAAATTCGCTGCCGATAATTTGCCTTATCCGAAAGATACCGAGTATGGAAAATTTAGTAAAGGTTTGGCCAATATGTTGTTAATTCGTCTATATCTGCATGAAACTCCCGAAGACCAATCTTATTATAACAAGGTAGAGACTATTGCCCGAGAGATGATGACGGCCGATTATGGCTATGCGATGGTCGACGATTACCCGTCCTTGTTCGAATTGGCGGGACAGTCTAAATGCACGTCGGAATACATTTATATAATACCTTGTGCTATTGATGGTCCCAGTCAGAACCAGTGGCACATGATGGCTATGCCGCCGGATATCGATGGTCTCGTTCAAGGTTGGGCGACGGTACAAAGCACGTGGTATTTTTATGATTCGTTCGAGCCTAACGATACGCGTAAAACCTATTTGATTCCTGAATATACGACAGGAGACGGTGAGATTCGTAATCGGGAAAATCCCGATCAATATCTCGATTTGGGGCCTCTTCCCCAAAAGTATGAGATCGATCCTGCGGTTCCCGGTAGTGGCGGATATTCCGATTTGGATATAGTCGTATATCGTTATCCCGATGTATTGCTTTCGTTGGCCGAAGCTATCGTGATGAAACCGGGCGGCAGTGTGACGCAAGAGGCTGTCGACTTGATGAATGATGTTCGTGGCCGGGCTAAACTCGATGATAAAAAGTTATCCGATTTTCCCTCGAAAGAGTCATTTATCGATCAGTTGTTGATAGAAAGGGCTCATGAATTTTGGTGTGAAAGCGGTCAATACAGAGCCGATTTGATTCGTTTCGACAAACTGTTGGATAGGGTATTGGAATTGAATGCCGACCAAGCCCCTTATGCTTCGAAATATAAATATGTTTATCCATTACCTCCGTCGGTTATTGTCGATGGTAAAGGAAAGGTAATTCAAAATCCCGGATATACTATTTAA